The DNA window ACCACACCATTGGTAATTAACATTGAATAACGTTGTGAGCGTAAACCACCGAAACTTCCTGTTTCCGTTGATAAGCCCAGTGCTTGGGTAAAAGCACCATCGCCATCGGCAAGCATCATAATATTGTCCTTGTTTACGTTATGAGCTTCTCCCCACGCATTCATCACGAATGCATCATTAACTGATAGGCAAATAATGGCTTCAACCCCTTTGGCTTTTATTTGTTCAGCCAACATTATATAACCTGGTAAATGCGAATTTGAACAAGTAGGGGTAAAAGCGCCAGGTACGGCAAATAATACGACCTTTTTATCGTTAAACAACTCGGCACTGGTGTGCGTTGTTGATGAGGTCGATATTAATTGCTGCAATTCGCCATTAGGCATTTTGTCATTTAGTTTGATCATCTGTTTTTCCATCCTTGACAGCGAAATGTGTCAATCCTTAAATTGGTATAAGTGTTTGTTTGCTTAAGTTAGATTCAAATATATCTCAGTAGAATATTACTTAGTTAGCGACAAATGTCTAGCGCGTTAAAGCTAAGTTTTCAATTAGAATTGAACCATTTTCGTGAAGGCCTACGTCAAATGTTGCGCCAGTTGGTGTGCTTGAACTCGTGCAGATGGCCAATTAAAGTCTATCTTGGTTTTGGCAGTGCTTTTATCACTAAAAATTGGGCAATAGGGGAAACAAGAAAGACAGTCGGCAGGGCAACCGGCCACGACAAC is part of the Gammaproteobacteria bacterium genome and encodes:
- a CDS encoding peroxiredoxin, which translates into the protein MIKLNDKMPNGELQQLISTSSTTHTSAELFNDKKVVLFAVPGAFTPTCSNSHLPGYIMLAEQIKAKGVEAIICLSVNDAFVMNAWGEAHNVNKDNIMMLADGDGAFTQALGLSTETGSFGGLRSQRYSMLITNGVVTKLNIEQPKSFNVSDAQTMLDAL